In a single window of the Motilibacter peucedani genome:
- a CDS encoding PilN domain-containing protein, producing the protein MSTVVLSKERAPQTLDRARVATFPRVDLLPPEIQQAQAFRRAQGGMAAVLVAAVALVAAGYVTSSHGVSSAQEQLDAEQARSTALLAQQAKYAQVPKTYEARDTARQQLATAMGSEVRWSHLLSDLATTTPAHVWLTDVRVSQSVDVPAPTDASVIGSITFAGQALSTDDVATWLDTLRATPGFTGELLSSTTAGQTSAGGRPVYAFTTTVSVTAEMLSHRYDREKS; encoded by the coding sequence ATGAGCACCGTCGTCCTGTCGAAGGAGCGCGCGCCGCAGACGCTCGACCGCGCCCGCGTCGCGACCTTCCCCCGCGTCGACCTCCTGCCGCCGGAGATCCAGCAGGCGCAGGCGTTCCGGCGGGCACAGGGCGGCATGGCCGCGGTCCTCGTCGCGGCCGTCGCACTCGTCGCCGCCGGCTACGTCACGTCCTCGCACGGCGTCTCGAGCGCGCAGGAGCAGCTCGACGCCGAGCAGGCCCGCTCGACCGCGCTGCTCGCCCAGCAGGCGAAGTACGCGCAGGTGCCCAAGACCTACGAGGCCCGTGACACCGCCCGTCAGCAGCTCGCGACCGCGATGGGGTCGGAGGTGCGCTGGTCGCACCTGCTCAGCGACCTCGCCACCACGACCCCGGCCCACGTCTGGCTCACCGACGTGCGCGTGAGCCAGTCGGTCGACGTGCCCGCGCCCACCGACGCCTCCGTCATCGGCTCGATCACCTTCGCCGGCCAGGCGCTCAGCACCGACGACGTGGCCACCTGGCTCGACACCCTGCGCGCCACGCCGGGGTTCACCGGCGAGCTGCTGAGCAGCACCACCGCCGGCCAGACGTCCGCGGGCGGCCGTCCGGTCTACGCCTTCACGACCACCGTGTCGGTCACCGCCGAGATGCTGAGCCACCGCTACGACCGCGAGAAGAGCTGA
- the pilM gene encoding type IV pilus assembly protein PilM, which yields MARSTAVGLDIGTSCVRAAELSFGSGRVTLARAGEVALPPGAVRAGEVAAPEAVTAALRELWSQHRFSSKKVMLGLANSRVVVRQVDLPWMPVAELRASLALHVQDFVPMPVASALLDFHPLEEIDTGTARLWRGLLVAASRETVEAQLDAVRAAGLTPVGVDLAPFASLRSLGWEEPALDAVAPVQAIVDIGAGVTSMVVHQAGAPKFVRILLIGGNHVSEALAGLLGVPFDAAEQLKQDLRNFDGDERALQVASSSMGMFVDEIRGSLDYYRSAHAAAPVTQIVLTGGGSRLGGLAVALGAATRVPVVLGDPTVGIALGKAVRTESFDPRSAAVPVGLALGAAS from the coding sequence TTGGCACGCAGCACCGCGGTAGGCCTCGACATCGGCACCTCCTGCGTACGCGCCGCCGAGCTCTCGTTCGGGTCCGGCCGCGTGACGCTGGCGCGGGCCGGCGAGGTCGCGCTGCCACCCGGGGCCGTGCGCGCCGGTGAGGTGGCCGCGCCCGAGGCCGTGACCGCCGCTCTGCGCGAGCTCTGGTCGCAGCACCGCTTCAGCTCGAAGAAGGTCATGCTCGGTCTCGCCAACTCGCGCGTCGTGGTCCGCCAGGTCGACCTGCCGTGGATGCCGGTCGCCGAGCTGCGCGCCTCGCTCGCCCTGCACGTCCAGGACTTCGTCCCGATGCCGGTCGCGTCGGCGCTGCTCGACTTCCACCCGCTCGAGGAGATCGACACGGGTACCGCGCGGCTCTGGCGCGGGCTGCTCGTCGCCGCCTCCCGCGAGACGGTCGAGGCCCAGCTCGACGCCGTGCGCGCCGCCGGCCTCACCCCGGTCGGCGTCGACCTCGCTCCGTTCGCCAGCCTGCGCTCGCTGGGCTGGGAGGAGCCGGCGCTCGACGCCGTCGCCCCCGTGCAGGCCATCGTCGACATCGGCGCCGGCGTCACCAGCATGGTGGTCCACCAGGCCGGCGCACCCAAGTTCGTCCGCATCCTGCTCATCGGCGGCAACCACGTCTCGGAGGCGCTCGCCGGCCTGCTCGGGGTGCCGTTCGACGCTGCAGAGCAGCTCAAGCAGGACCTGCGCAACTTCGACGGCGACGAGCGGGCCCTCCAGGTGGCGAGCAGCTCGATGGGCATGTTCGTCGACGAGATCCGCGGCTCGCTCGACTACTACCGCAGCGCCCACGCCGCAGCCCCGGTCACGCAGATCGTGCTCACGGGCGGCGGCTCGCGCCTCGGCGGCCTGGCCGTCGCGCTCGGCGCCGCCACCCGCGTACCCGTCGTCCTGGGCGACCCGACCGTGGGCATCGCGCTCGGCAAGGCCGTGCGCACCGAGTCCTTCGACCCCCGCTCCGCCGCAGTTCCGGTGGGGCTCGCCCTGGGAGCCGCGTCATGA
- a CDS encoding prepilin peptidase: protein MTALLAAECGVLGLLIGSFLNVVVWRVPRGESVVSPGSHCPSCGDPVRPRDNIPVLSWLLLRGRCRSCAQPISVRYPLVEAGTGALFALTAAWAGLDWTLPAFLYLAAITVALALIDLDVRRLPNAIVLPSYPVALLLLLLPAALDGRWDDLLRAVLAAVVLYALFFALAVAKPGGMGFGDVKLAGVVGLYLGWLGWPQVAVGAFLGFVLGGVAGGVMIAARRATRRSALPYGPFMLLGAALAVGAGGSLFDGYLSLLGA, encoded by the coding sequence GTGACCGCGCTGCTCGCCGCCGAGTGCGGCGTCCTCGGCCTGCTGATCGGCTCGTTCCTCAACGTCGTGGTCTGGCGCGTGCCCCGCGGGGAGTCGGTCGTGAGCCCCGGGTCGCACTGCCCGTCGTGCGGCGACCCCGTGCGCCCGCGGGACAACATCCCCGTGCTGAGCTGGCTGCTGCTGCGCGGGCGCTGCCGCTCCTGCGCGCAGCCGATCAGCGTGCGCTACCCGCTCGTCGAGGCAGGCACCGGCGCGCTGTTCGCGCTGACCGCCGCCTGGGCGGGGCTCGACTGGACCCTGCCCGCGTTCCTCTACCTCGCGGCGATCACGGTCGCGCTCGCGCTCATCGACCTCGACGTGCGCCGACTGCCCAACGCGATCGTGCTGCCGTCCTACCCGGTCGCCCTCCTGCTCCTGCTGCTCCCGGCCGCGCTCGACGGGCGCTGGGACGACCTGCTGCGGGCCGTGCTCGCCGCGGTCGTGCTCTACGCGCTGTTCTTCGCGCTCGCCGTGGCCAAGCCCGGCGGCATGGGCTTCGGCGACGTGAAGCTCGCCGGCGTGGTCGGGCTCTACCTCGGCTGGCTCGGCTGGCCGCAGGTCGCGGTCGGCGCCTTCCTCGGCTTCGTGCTCGGGGGAGTGGCCGGCGGCGTGATGATCGCCGCGCGGCGCGCCACGCGCCGCAGCGCCCTGCCCTACGGGCCCTTCATGCTGCTCGGCGCCGCCCTGGCCGTGGGCGCCGGCGGGTCGCTGTTCGACGGCTACCTCAGCCTGCTCGGCGCCTGA
- a CDS encoding pilus assembly PilX family protein, translating into MSLQQRIRAARQGDGGFVLVTVLITAAILSVLVTISLDTAIAQTRISRSDQDYSLALSAAEAGVDDYLSYLNNNDSYYEAAHPENTALYTTTAPALAAWPRVPGSSGAGGPRFVYQVGDGIPAHAVDAVNQTGSFTLTVKGFAGGTLKSDGTLSGGRTRTLRIQLRRPHFTDYVYFSDVEVNDPYSPYKYRTNSDAQRATTASNCAHYAWVTPAQAVPNDPHVQVRNAAPSCATIGWTNNDIVRGPFHTNDLPQVAGGIFQDRAEAGCPGTATDASGATVTSGCGTKNSSGVWTNYSGSGGTFAQGGMIAKGTLPLPLSNTDILKQAQQPNQGCLYTGPTRIILHGSTYDAYTSTAVGSDGVERPLSRATNGPACGTFTKTSQGYWAALNVPIPANGVVYVQNLPAAPSDPNYTDPSTLRTAYPYLTAPHPLAVPQGSTYRVSNSPPVNGTYSDTQGNQWPLPGDQTKYSASAGDAFVEGTLDGRLTIATAGDIIITGDTVYNDASATSDDLLGLVAQNSVWNYHPVNTANPPSGATLAGEQYEMCPASLKCMKNVTINGAVMSVTHGYGTQWPDNGSDLGIIHLTGSLTQEWRNNVGGGDSTKAGAFTSAHQGYGKDYRYDTRLNFRQPPFFLKPTVSQWTVRSWSELVGS; encoded by the coding sequence ATGTCGTTGCAGCAGCGCATCCGAGCCGCCCGGCAGGGCGACGGCGGGTTCGTCCTCGTCACCGTGCTGATCACCGCTGCGATCCTGTCGGTGCTGGTGACCATCTCGCTCGACACCGCGATCGCGCAGACCCGGATCTCGCGCAGCGACCAGGACTACTCGCTCGCCCTCTCGGCGGCGGAGGCCGGTGTCGACGACTACCTGTCCTACCTCAACAACAACGACAGCTACTACGAGGCCGCCCACCCGGAGAACACCGCGCTCTACACCACGACGGCTCCGGCGCTGGCGGCGTGGCCGCGCGTGCCTGGCTCCAGCGGTGCGGGCGGCCCACGCTTCGTCTACCAGGTCGGCGACGGCATCCCCGCCCACGCCGTCGACGCGGTCAACCAGACGGGCTCGTTCACGCTGACGGTCAAGGGGTTCGCCGGCGGCACGCTCAAGTCCGACGGGACGCTGAGCGGCGGGCGCACGCGTACGCTGCGCATCCAGCTGCGGCGCCCTCACTTCACCGACTACGTCTACTTCTCCGACGTCGAGGTCAACGACCCCTACAGCCCCTACAAGTACCGCACCAACAGCGACGCGCAGCGCGCGACGACGGCGAGCAACTGCGCGCACTACGCGTGGGTGACCCCGGCGCAGGCGGTGCCGAACGACCCGCACGTGCAGGTGCGCAACGCCGCCCCGAGCTGCGCCACCATCGGCTGGACCAACAACGACATCGTGCGAGGTCCGTTCCACACCAACGACCTGCCGCAGGTCGCAGGCGGCATCTTCCAGGACCGCGCCGAGGCAGGCTGCCCCGGAACGGCGACGGACGCGTCCGGCGCCACGGTGACCTCCGGCTGCGGCACCAAGAACAGCAGCGGCGTCTGGACGAACTACAGCGGGAGCGGCGGCACCTTCGCCCAGGGCGGCATGATCGCCAAGGGCACGCTGCCCCTGCCGTTGAGCAACACCGACATCCTCAAGCAGGCGCAGCAGCCCAACCAGGGCTGCCTCTACACCGGCCCGACCCGCATCATCCTGCACGGCTCCACCTACGACGCCTACACCAGCACGGCTGTCGGGAGCGACGGCGTGGAGCGCCCGCTGTCCAGGGCCACCAACGGGCCTGCGTGCGGCACGTTCACCAAGACCTCGCAGGGCTACTGGGCCGCGCTCAACGTCCCGATCCCGGCCAACGGCGTCGTCTACGTGCAGAACCTGCCCGCGGCGCCGTCCGACCCGAACTACACCGACCCGAGCACGCTGCGCACCGCGTACCCCTACCTCACCGCGCCGCACCCCCTCGCGGTGCCGCAGGGGTCGACCTACCGGGTCTCGAACTCGCCGCCGGTGAACGGCACCTACAGCGACACGCAGGGCAACCAGTGGCCGCTCCCGGGCGACCAGACGAAGTACTCGGCCAGCGCTGGTGACGCCTTCGTCGAGGGCACGCTCGACGGCAGGCTGACGATCGCCACGGCCGGGGACATCATCATCACCGGCGACACGGTCTACAACGACGCCTCGGCGACGTCGGACGACCTGCTCGGGCTCGTGGCCCAGAACAGCGTCTGGAACTACCACCCGGTGAACACCGCCAACCCGCCCTCGGGCGCGACGCTGGCCGGCGAGCAGTACGAGATGTGCCCGGCGTCGCTCAAGTGCATGAAGAACGTCACGATCAACGGTGCCGTCATGTCGGTCACCCACGGCTACGGCACCCAGTGGCCGGACAACGGGTCCGACCTCGGCATCATCCACCTCACCGGCTCGCTCACCCAGGAGTGGCGCAACAACGTGGGTGGCGGCGACTCGACCAAGGCGGGGGCGTTCACCTCGGCGCACCAGGGCTACGGCAAGGACTACCGCTACGACACGCGTCTCAACTTCCGCCAGCCGCCGTTCTTCCTCAAGCCGACCGTGTCGCAGTGGACCGTAAGGTCGTGGTCCGAACTTGTCGGTTCATAG